One [Clostridium] saccharolyticum WM1 DNA segment encodes these proteins:
- a CDS encoding DUF3100 domain-containing protein translates to MSGNKKETYVYGSLKERFTVEWKIFALAFVFILIADNIGQIKIPVGKGMFILFPIFYAIILGVLSGPQVLKIADSKHVKAASRLVVVGICPFIAKLGITAGANIDTILQSGPVLLFHGFGNLLGPLLALPVAILLGMKREAIGSCHSINREYHMALINNIYGPDSAEARGSLSIYIVGGMVGTIYFGLMASVVGMTGLFHPQALGLASGVGAGIMMASSSASLCAIYPEWADTISAMASVGETIAGITGMYITMLIAIPMTDRLYRFLEPKLGKITLKNKEKKETV, encoded by the coding sequence ATGAGCGGCAACAAAAAAGAAACTTATGTGTATGGTTCCCTGAAGGAACGGTTTACGGTGGAGTGGAAGATATTTGCCCTGGCATTCGTCTTTATCCTTATTGCGGATAATATAGGGCAGATTAAGATCCCCGTTGGAAAAGGAATGTTTATTCTGTTTCCGATTTTTTATGCAATTATTTTAGGCGTGTTAAGCGGGCCTCAAGTGCTTAAGATCGCAGACAGCAAGCATGTGAAGGCGGCCTCCAGGCTGGTTGTGGTGGGCATCTGTCCGTTTATTGCCAAGCTGGGGATCACGGCAGGAGCCAACATTGACACTATTTTACAGTCCGGCCCGGTGCTTCTGTTCCATGGATTCGGCAACTTGTTAGGGCCTTTGCTGGCGCTGCCGGTTGCTATTCTTCTGGGAATGAAGAGAGAGGCCATAGGATCCTGTCATTCTATTAACAGGGAATACCACATGGCACTGATCAATAATATTTACGGCCCTGATTCCGCTGAGGCCAGGGGGAGCCTTTCCATCTATATCGTAGGCGGTATGGTGGGGACAATATATTTCGGGCTTATGGCTTCTGTGGTAGGTATGACAGGCCTGTTCCATCCCCAGGCATTGGGACTGGCCTCCGGTGTGGGCGCGGGCATCATGATGGCAAGCTCCAGCGCCAGCTTATGCGCTATTTATCCTGAATGGGCTGATACCATTTCTGCTATGGCCAGTGTGGGAGAAACCATAGCTGGAATTACCGGAATGTATATCACCATGTTGATTGCTATTCCCATGACGGACAGGCTTTATAGGTTCTTAGAGCCGAAGCTGGGGAAAATCACCCTTAAGAATAAGGAGAAAAAGGAGACGGTATGA
- the ileS gene encoding isoleucine--tRNA ligase, producing MYKKVPTDLNFVAREKEVETFWEDHQIFKKSMENRREAETYTFYDGPPTANGKPHIGHVLTRVIKDMIPRYRTMKGYDVPRKAGWDTHGLPVELEVEKMLGLDGKEQIEEYGLEPFIKYCKESVWKYKGMWEDFSKTVGFWADMDDPYVTYENNFIESEWWALKQIWERGLLYKGFKIVPYCPRCGTPLSSHEVAQGYKDVKEHSAIVRFKVKGEEAYILAWTTTPWTLPSNVGLCVNPDETYVKVQNGDHTYYLAEALCEKVLEGEYTVLERYQGKDLEYKEYEPLFDFVKPNKKAHYVTCDHYVTLTDGTGVVHIAPAFGEDDSKVGRKYDLPFVQLVNAAGEMTEETKWAGVFCKKADPMILKDLKERGLLFSAPLFEHSYPHCWRCDTPLIYYARESWFIKMTDVKEDLIRNNNTINWIPESIGKGRFGDWLENVQDWGISRNRYWGTPLNVWECQCGHQHSIGSIDELKAMSPNCPEDIELHRPYIDTVTITCEKCGKQMKRVPEVIDCWFDSGSMPFAQHHYPFENKELFEKQFPADFISEAVDQTRGWFYSLLAISTLIFNKAPYKNVIVLGHVQDENGQKMSKSKGNAVDPFDALETYGADAIRWYFYVNSAPWLPNRFHGKAVMEGQRKFMGTLWNTYAFFVLYANIDEFDPTKYSLEYEKLPVMDKWLLSKLNTLVGEVDACLNGYQIPEAARALQEFVDDMSNWYVRRSRERFWAKGMEQDKINAYMTLYTALITVSKTAAPLIPFMTEEIYQNMVCSVDQSAPESIHLCDYPAANQAYIDRQLETDMDEVLKIVVMGRAARNTANVKNRQPIGQMFVKAPHALPVFYQEIIEEELNVKKVVFTDDIRDFTSYSFKPQLKTVGPKYGKQLGDIKKALSEINGNEAMDTLNETGALTFLFGDTEVVLTRDDLLIDTAQTEGYVSEGDNAITVVLDTNLTPELLAEGFVRELISKIQTMRKEAGFEVTDHIAVYSKGNDKIAGILKIHEEEVKREVLAEDIILETLAGYVKEWNINGENVTLGVEKFQ from the coding sequence ATGTACAAGAAAGTCCCTACAGACTTGAATTTTGTAGCACGAGAAAAAGAGGTTGAAACGTTCTGGGAAGATCATCAGATTTTTAAAAAGAGCATGGAAAACCGCAGGGAGGCAGAAACCTATACGTTTTATGACGGTCCGCCCACGGCCAATGGGAAACCCCATATCGGGCACGTACTGACCAGGGTCATCAAGGATATGATCCCAAGATACCGTACCATGAAGGGTTATGACGTTCCCCGTAAAGCAGGCTGGGATACCCACGGACTTCCGGTGGAGCTGGAAGTGGAAAAAATGCTGGGCCTTGACGGAAAGGAACAGATCGAGGAATATGGCCTGGAGCCATTTATCAAGTATTGCAAGGAAAGTGTTTGGAAATACAAAGGCATGTGGGAGGATTTTTCAAAAACCGTCGGCTTTTGGGCTGATATGGATGACCCATATGTGACCTATGAAAATAATTTTATTGAATCCGAGTGGTGGGCATTAAAGCAGATCTGGGAAAGAGGTCTTTTGTACAAAGGGTTTAAAATCGTTCCCTACTGTCCCCGCTGCGGAACTCCTTTATCCAGCCATGAGGTCGCTCAGGGATATAAGGATGTAAAAGAACATTCCGCCATTGTCCGGTTCAAGGTAAAGGGAGAGGAAGCCTATATACTGGCTTGGACCACAACTCCCTGGACCCTTCCCTCCAACGTGGGCCTTTGTGTGAATCCGGATGAGACCTATGTGAAGGTACAAAATGGAGACCATACCTATTATCTGGCAGAGGCTCTCTGCGAAAAGGTTCTGGAAGGGGAGTACACGGTTTTAGAACGATATCAGGGAAAGGATTTAGAGTATAAAGAATACGAGCCTTTATTTGATTTTGTTAAACCAAATAAGAAAGCACATTATGTGACATGTGACCATTATGTCACCCTGACTGACGGTACCGGCGTAGTACACATTGCCCCGGCCTTTGGTGAGGATGACTCCAAGGTGGGAAGAAAATATGATCTTCCCTTTGTGCAGCTGGTCAATGCGGCTGGCGAGATGACAGAGGAAACCAAATGGGCAGGCGTCTTCTGCAAAAAAGCGGATCCAATGATTTTAAAGGATTTAAAGGAAAGGGGTCTTTTATTCTCTGCGCCTTTATTTGAACACAGTTATCCCCACTGCTGGAGATGCGATACTCCGCTGATCTATTATGCAAGAGAGTCCTGGTTCATTAAGATGACGGACGTAAAGGAAGACTTGATCCGTAACAACAATACCATCAACTGGATCCCCGAAAGCATTGGAAAAGGACGTTTCGGCGACTGGCTGGAAAATGTCCAGGACTGGGGCATCAGCAGAAACCGTTACTGGGGTACACCCCTGAATGTGTGGGAATGCCAGTGCGGTCATCAGCACTCCATAGGAAGCATTGATGAATTAAAGGCAATGTCACCCAACTGCCCGGAAGACATTGAGCTTCACCGTCCCTATATTGACACAGTGACAATTACTTGTGAAAAGTGCGGGAAGCAGATGAAAAGGGTGCCGGAGGTGATCGACTGCTGGTTTGATTCCGGTTCCATGCCGTTTGCCCAGCACCATTATCCTTTTGAAAACAAAGAACTGTTTGAGAAACAGTTCCCGGCTGACTTTATTTCAGAGGCCGTGGACCAGACAAGAGGCTGGTTTTATTCTCTCCTTGCAATTTCCACCCTGATTTTCAACAAGGCCCCTTATAAAAATGTAATCGTTCTGGGGCATGTCCAGGATGAGAACGGGCAGAAGATGAGTAAATCAAAGGGAAATGCCGTAGATCCCTTTGATGCACTGGAAACCTACGGAGCCGATGCCATCCGCTGGTATTTCTACGTAAACAGTGCCCCTTGGCTTCCAAACCGTTTCCATGGGAAAGCGGTCATGGAAGGCCAGCGCAAATTTATGGGCACCCTTTGGAATACCTATGCATTCTTTGTGCTCTACGCGAATATTGATGAATTTGACCCTACAAAATACAGCCTGGAATACGAAAAACTTCCCGTCATGGACAAATGGCTTTTATCCAAGCTGAATACTCTGGTAGGAGAAGTGGATGCATGCCTGAACGGCTATCAGATTCCGGAGGCAGCAAGAGCCCTTCAGGAATTTGTCGATGATATGAGCAACTGGTATGTCCGCAGAAGCAGGGAACGCTTCTGGGCAAAGGGGATGGAGCAGGATAAGATCAATGCCTATATGACCCTTTACACGGCCCTTATTACCGTAAGCAAGACAGCGGCTCCCCTCATCCCCTTTATGACTGAGGAGATCTATCAGAACATGGTATGCAGTGTGGACCAGTCAGCGCCGGAGAGCATCCATTTGTGTGATTATCCTGCTGCAAACCAGGCCTATATTGACAGGCAGCTGGAAACGGATATGGATGAAGTGCTGAAAATCGTCGTCATGGGCAGGGCCGCCAGAAATACGGCGAATGTAAAGAACCGCCAGCCTATTGGCCAGATGTTTGTAAAAGCACCTCACGCCCTCCCTGTATTTTACCAGGAGATCATTGAGGAAGAGCTGAATGTGAAAAAGGTAGTATTTACTGATGATATAAGGGATTTCACCTCCTATAGCTTTAAGCCCCAGTTAAAAACCGTCGGACCGAAATACGGCAAGCAGCTGGGAGATATTAAAAAGGCACTTTCAGAGATCAACGGCAATGAAGCCATGGACACCTTAAATGAAACTGGCGCCCTCACCTTCCTATTCGGCGATACCGAAGTCGTACTCACCAGGGATGACCTTCTTATTGATACGGCTCAGACGGAGGGTTATGTATCTGAGGGAGACAATGCCATCACCGTTGTTTTAGATACCAATCTCACACCCGAGCTTTTGGCAGAGGGCTTTGTGCGCGAGCTGATCAGCAAGATCCAGACCATGCGTAAGGAAGCAGGTTTTGAGGTAACGGATCATATTGCAGTATACAGCAAGGGCAATGATAAAATTGCCGGTATATTAAAGATCCATGAGGAAGAAGTGAAACGTGAGGTACTTGCGGAAGACATTATCCTTGAAACGCTGGCCGGTTATGTAAAAGAATGGAACATTAACGGCGAAAATGTAACATTGGGTGTGGAGAAGTTTCAGTAA
- a CDS encoding acyltransferase, translated as MGLTKREVKYEYLRTLAVFAIIMVHAIPAETINFRQWLFSAALSPVLLAFVGIYFMLSGLFLLNSGTEDIHGFYRSRFLTIFIPFAYYSGIYYWYFEIYLREDSLKWQEHLAAFGKGLLTGNIPMTPHLWFMYVIMALYLCAPFLARMMKSINDRDLKILLVLMVVIQGICTYLPAFGLEVGESLQYMIFKGWLIYFVLGYALKRLYGSSRYLPFGLMGMAGFIITMVQKLFIPSFTPGIHDLAPTMMAMAAAIFLFFEHFGDRKAPALVKAAGFISRYSYSVYLIHYLVLGQIAGKLVDKTFIRHYFVPRILCETILTFLISLAAAWIIDGTIGKLLKKSVGRVCYRKINIKGGR; from the coding sequence ATGGGGCTTACGAAAAGAGAAGTGAAATATGAATATTTAAGGACCCTTGCGGTCTTTGCCATCATCATGGTTCATGCCATTCCCGCAGAAACCATAAATTTCAGGCAGTGGCTGTTTTCAGCAGCCCTTTCACCGGTGCTTCTGGCATTTGTAGGGATTTATTTTATGTTAAGCGGCCTCTTCCTTTTAAACTCAGGGACAGAGGATATCCATGGTTTTTACCGCAGCCGGTTTCTGACGATTTTTATTCCCTTTGCATATTACAGCGGGATCTATTATTGGTATTTTGAAATTTATTTAAGAGAGGATTCTCTTAAGTGGCAGGAGCATCTGGCGGCTTTTGGAAAAGGGCTATTAACAGGAAACATTCCCATGACCCCTCATCTGTGGTTCATGTACGTGATCATGGCGCTGTATCTTTGTGCGCCGTTTCTGGCCAGGATGATGAAGTCTATCAACGACAGGGATTTAAAAATCCTTCTGGTCCTTATGGTGGTCATCCAGGGGATCTGCACCTATCTTCCGGCCTTTGGCCTGGAGGTGGGAGAGAGCCTTCAATATATGATTTTTAAGGGCTGGCTTATTTATTTTGTCCTGGGATATGCATTAAAGCGGCTGTATGGAAGCAGCAGGTATCTCCCCTTTGGGCTCATGGGCATGGCCGGTTTTATTATCACCATGGTACAAAAATTATTCATCCCATCCTTTACACCGGGGATCCACGATTTAGCTCCCACAATGATGGCAATGGCTGCGGCTATTTTTCTGTTTTTTGAACATTTCGGAGATAGAAAGGCCCCTGCTCTTGTTAAGGCTGCCGGTTTTATCAGCCGGTACAGCTATTCCGTCTATCTGATCCATTATCTGGTTTTGGGACAGATTGCCGGAAAACTGGTGGATAAGACTTTCATAAGGCATTATTTCGTGCCGAGAATCCTTTGCGAGACCATTCTTACATTTCTTATTTCCCTGGCAGCCGCATGGATCATTGATGGTACCATAGGGAAGCTGCTGAAAAAATCAGTGGGCCGGGTTTGTTATAGGAAGATAAACATAAAAGGAGGGCGTTAA
- a CDS encoding 50S ribosomal protein L25: MENTGVMNVELRKSTRKGDNNQLKREGYLLGNIAGKGVDSISIAVKKDVFRRSMKEFGRNGVFKLVVPDGQSYTVMAKEIHIEPVKNEISHLDFQMVSFSEKIKQEVAIKFTGAELLESKRLLINSTIDSILLEGLPQDIPDEIEIDVSNMEAGESIQFSDIKLPEGLTSTIDPEQKMITVVGSKIRGAVEGEEES; the protein is encoded by the coding sequence ATGGAAAATACTGGAGTTATGAACGTTGAGTTAAGAAAAAGTACCAGAAAGGGTGACAATAATCAGTTAAAAAGAGAAGGATATTTACTGGGAAACATAGCTGGTAAAGGTGTTGATTCAATCTCAATAGCTGTTAAGAAAGATGTATTTAGAAGATCAATGAAAGAGTTTGGCCGGAATGGCGTTTTTAAACTGGTTGTTCCTGATGGCCAGAGTTATACCGTAATGGCAAAAGAAATACACATTGAACCTGTTAAGAACGAAATCTCTCATTTGGATTTTCAAATGGTATCTTTTTCGGAAAAAATCAAACAAGAAGTGGCTATAAAATTTACCGGAGCAGAACTTCTTGAGTCAAAAAGATTATTGATTAACAGTACCATAGATTCAATTTTACTGGAGGGCTTACCTCAGGATATTCCAGATGAAATAGAAATTGATGTTTCTAATATGGAGGCTGGTGAAAGTATTCAATTTAGTGATATTAAACTTCCGGAAGGACTTACCTCAACGATTGATCCGGAACAAAAAATGATAACCGTTGTTGGCTCTAAGATACGTGGAGCAGTTGAAGGTGAAGAAGAAAGCTAA
- a CDS encoding nicotinate phosphoribosyltransferase, giving the protein MSQRNLTLLTDLYELTMMQGYFKEKNANETVIFDVFYRSNPGGNGYAICAGLEQVIEYVNELHFSQEDVDYLRSTGLFEEDFLEYLHHFKFSGDIYAIPEGTVVFPREPLVKVIAPIMEAQLIETALLNIINHQSLIATKTARVVFAAAGDGVMEFGLRRAQGPDAGIYGARAAMIAGCIGTSNVLAGKMFHVPVRGTHAHSWIMSFPDELSAFRSYAKLYPTACILLVDTYDTLKSGVPNAIQVFKEMRKAGIPLTTYGIRLDSGDLAYLSKKAKKMLDEAGFSDAVISASNDLDETLINSLKIQGATINSWGVGTNLITSKDCPSFGGVYKLAAVMDKKTGQFVPKIKLSENAEKITNPGNKIIKRIYSRETGKIIADLICLDGEIFKENHSMLLFDPIETWKKTHLAPNSYTMRDLLVQIFKGGKCIYKSPAVMDIQIYCKKELDTLWDESRRLVNPHEVHVDLSNELWHMKNQLLDSYHFRD; this is encoded by the coding sequence ATGAGCCAGCGCAACTTAACTTTATTAACAGACCTCTATGAATTAACCATGATGCAGGGATATTTTAAAGAAAAAAACGCCAACGAGACCGTTATATTCGATGTTTTCTACCGCAGCAATCCGGGCGGCAACGGGTACGCGATCTGCGCAGGCTTGGAACAGGTCATTGAATACGTAAATGAACTTCATTTCAGCCAGGAGGATGTGGATTATTTACGGTCCACCGGCCTGTTTGAAGAAGACTTTCTGGAATATCTTCATCATTTTAAATTTTCCGGCGATATCTACGCCATTCCTGAGGGTACGGTCGTATTCCCTCGAGAACCCTTGGTAAAAGTCATTGCACCGATAATGGAAGCCCAGCTGATCGAAACCGCTTTGCTCAACATCATCAACCACCAGAGCCTGATTGCCACCAAAACAGCCAGAGTCGTATTCGCTGCAGCCGGAGACGGGGTTATGGAATTCGGCCTGCGCCGTGCCCAGGGACCTGATGCGGGAATTTACGGTGCCAGAGCCGCCATGATCGCCGGCTGTATCGGCACCTCCAACGTGCTGGCCGGAAAAATGTTTCATGTTCCGGTGAGAGGGACTCATGCCCACAGCTGGATCATGAGTTTTCCTGACGAATTAAGCGCTTTCCGCAGCTATGCAAAGCTTTATCCCACTGCCTGCATCCTTCTGGTGGATACCTATGATACATTAAAATCCGGCGTTCCCAATGCCATTCAGGTATTTAAGGAAATGCGGAAAGCAGGAATCCCACTGACCACTTATGGGATCCGTCTGGACAGCGGAGACCTGGCATACCTCTCTAAAAAGGCCAAGAAAATGCTTGACGAGGCCGGTTTTTCAGACGCTGTGATCTCTGCCTCCAATGACCTTGATGAGACTTTGATCAACAGCTTAAAGATCCAGGGAGCTACCATAAATTCCTGGGGCGTTGGAACCAATTTAATCACCTCCAAGGACTGCCCTTCCTTTGGCGGAGTCTACAAGCTGGCGGCCGTTATGGATAAAAAGACCGGTCAGTTCGTCCCTAAAATCAAGCTATCTGAAAATGCAGAAAAGATCACCAATCCGGGCAACAAGATCATCAAGCGTATTTACAGCAGGGAAACCGGTAAAATCATTGCTGACTTAATCTGCCTGGATGGGGAGATCTTCAAGGAGAATCATTCCATGCTTCTATTCGACCCCATTGAGACATGGAAAAAGACCCATCTGGCGCCTAACAGCTATACCATGAGGGATCTTCTGGTTCAGATATTCAAAGGTGGGAAATGTATCTACAAGAGCCCGGCGGTCATGGACATCCAGATCTACTGCAAAAAGGAGCTTGATACCCTTTGGGATGAGTCCCGCCGTCTGGTAAATCCGCACGAGGTTCACGTTGACTTATCCAATGAGCTTTGGCATATGAAAAATCAGCTGCTGGACAGCTATCATTTCAGAGACTGA
- a CDS encoding glycogen/starch/alpha-glucan phosphorylase, with the protein MSMGFDKETFKKSVLFNMKNVFRKTVDEATPEQMYQAVAYAVKDVIIDEWIATHKEYEKQDVKTLYYLSMEFLMGRALGNNIISIMAQPEVKEILEELGFDLNVIEDQEPDPALGNGGLGRLAACFLDSLATLGYPAYGCGIRYRYGMFKQKIEGGYQLEVPDDWLKNGYPFELRRAEYATEVKFGGYVNTVWENGKERFVQEGYQSVLAVPYDMPIVGYGNNVVNTLRIWDAQAINTFSLDSFDRGDYQKAVEQENLAKTIVEVLYPNDNHYAGKELRLKQQYFFISASVQRAVMKYMEKHDDIHKFYEKTVFQLNDTHPTVAVPELMRILLDDYGLSWDEAWEITTKTCAYTNHTIMSEALEKWPIELFSRLLPRIYQIVEEINRRFQQKITEMYPGNQDKLRKMSIVYDGQVRMANLAILGGFSVNGVARLHTEILKNQELKDFYQMMPEKFNNKTNGITQRRFLLHGNPLLAQWVTKKIGSDWITNLPHIHRLAIYAEDPRCRQEFMDIKYQNKVRLADYVKEHNGIELDPRSMFDVQVKRLHEYKRQLMNILHVMYLYNQLKDNPNLDMVPRTFLFGAKAAAGYKRAKLTIKLINAVADVINNDRSIGGKIKVVFIEDYKVSNAEIIFAAADVSEQISTASKEASGTGNMKFMLNGALTLGTMDGANVEIVEEVGAENAFIFGMSSDEVIRYENEGGYNPMEIFNNNFEIRRVLMQLINGYYSPQDPELFRDIYNSLLNTKSSDRADTYFILRDLPSYAEAQRRVDQAYRDEAWWAKAAILNVASSGKFTSDRTIEEYVKDIWHLEKVKVELEEEA; encoded by the coding sequence ATGAGTATGGGATTTGATAAGGAGACCTTTAAGAAAAGTGTTCTGTTTAATATGAAGAATGTGTTCCGGAAGACGGTTGATGAAGCCACTCCGGAACAGATGTACCAGGCAGTAGCCTATGCGGTAAAGGATGTTATCATAGACGAATGGATCGCAACCCATAAGGAGTACGAGAAGCAGGATGTAAAGACCCTGTATTATCTTTCCATGGAATTCCTCATGGGCCGTGCCCTTGGCAATAACATTATAAGCATTATGGCTCAGCCGGAAGTAAAGGAAATCCTTGAAGAACTGGGCTTTGACTTAAACGTCATCGAGGACCAGGAGCCGGACCCGGCTCTTGGAAACGGGGGGCTGGGCCGTCTTGCGGCCTGCTTCCTGGATTCCCTGGCAACCCTTGGCTATCCGGCTTATGGATGCGGAATCCGTTACCGCTACGGCATGTTCAAACAGAAAATTGAAGGCGGATATCAGTTAGAAGTGCCTGACGACTGGCTGAAGAACGGTTATCCCTTTGAGCTTCGCCGTGCAGAATATGCCACAGAGGTTAAATTCGGCGGATATGTGAATACGGTATGGGAAAATGGAAAGGAACGGTTTGTTCAGGAAGGATACCAGTCCGTCCTTGCTGTTCCCTACGATATGCCCATCGTGGGATATGGAAACAATGTGGTGAATACCTTAAGGATCTGGGATGCCCAGGCAATCAATACCTTCAGCCTGGATTCCTTTGACAGAGGAGACTACCAGAAGGCTGTGGAACAGGAAAACCTGGCTAAAACCATTGTAGAGGTCCTTTATCCCAATGACAACCACTATGCAGGAAAAGAGCTCCGTTTGAAACAGCAGTACTTCTTTATTTCCGCAAGCGTACAGAGAGCGGTTATGAAGTACATGGAAAAGCATGACGACATACATAAATTCTACGAAAAAACAGTATTCCAGCTAAATGACACTCATCCAACCGTAGCAGTCCCGGAGCTTATGCGAATCCTACTTGATGATTACGGCTTAAGCTGGGATGAAGCATGGGAGATCACCACCAAAACCTGTGCCTATACGAACCATACCATTATGTCAGAGGCATTGGAAAAGTGGCCGATTGAGCTGTTTTCCAGGCTGCTTCCCAGAATCTACCAGATTGTGGAAGAAATTAACCGGAGATTTCAGCAAAAAATCACGGAAATGTACCCGGGCAACCAGGATAAGCTGCGCAAAATGTCCATCGTTTACGATGGTCAGGTCCGCATGGCCAATCTGGCAATTTTAGGAGGCTTTTCCGTAAACGGCGTTGCCAGGCTTCACACAGAGATTTTAAAAAATCAGGAATTAAAAGATTTCTATCAGATGATGCCGGAAAAATTCAACAACAAGACCAATGGCATCACCCAGAGACGATTCCTTCTTCATGGAAATCCGCTATTAGCCCAATGGGTTACGAAAAAGATCGGCAGCGACTGGATCACCAATCTGCCCCATATACACCGTCTGGCAATTTATGCAGAAGATCCCAGGTGCAGACAGGAATTTATGGACATTAAATACCAGAATAAGGTACGTCTGGCAGACTATGTGAAAGAGCATAACGGCATTGAGCTGGATCCCAGATCCATGTTTGATGTGCAGGTAAAGCGTCTCCATGAATATAAGCGGCAGTTAATGAACATCCTGCACGTGATGTATTTGTACAATCAACTGAAGGATAACCCTAACCTTGACATGGTGCCCAGAACCTTTTTGTTTGGTGCAAAGGCAGCGGCAGGATATAAGCGTGCAAAGCTGACCATTAAACTGATCAATGCGGTGGCTGATGTTATTAATAATGACAGAAGCATAGGAGGCAAGATTAAGGTGGTTTTCATTGAGGATTACAAGGTATCCAATGCGGAAATCATTTTTGCAGCGGCAGATGTCAGCGAACAGATATCCACGGCCAGCAAGGAGGCCTCTGGTACGGGAAATATGAAATTTATGTTAAACGGCGCTCTGACCCTGGGAACCATGGATGGAGCCAATGTGGAAATTGTAGAGGAAGTGGGAGCAGAGAATGCCTTTATCTTTGGCATGTCTTCCGATGAGGTGATCCGTTACGAAAACGAGGGCGGGTATAATCCGATGGAAATCTTCAACAACAACTTTGAGATCCGCAGGGTACTGATGCAGCTTATTAACGGCTATTATTCTCCCCAGGATCCGGAGCTGTTCCGGGATATTTATAACTCCTTATTAAATACCAAGAGCAGTGACCGGGCGGATACTTACTTTATATTAAGGGATTTACCATCTTATGCAGAAGCCCAGCGCCGGGTGGATCAGGCGTACCGGGATGAAGCATGGTGGGCAAAAGCAGCTATTTTAAATGTGGCCTCCAGCGGCAAATTTACCTCAGACCGTACCATTGAGGAATATGTAAAGGACATCTGGCACCTGGAAAAGGTGAAGGTGGAGCTGGAGGAAGAGGCATAG
- a CDS encoding DUF6472 family protein, with the protein MERKVSCEYCIHYDYNEEYECYECEIDLDEDEMIRFLSNSFQSCPHFKYGDEYSVVKKQM; encoded by the coding sequence ATGGAGCGGAAAGTAAGCTGTGAATATTGTATACACTATGATTACAATGAAGAATACGAATGCTATGAATGTGAGATTGATCTGGATGAGGATGAGATGATACGTTTTTTAAGCAACTCCTTCCAGAGCTGTCCTCATTTTAAATATGGGGATGAATACTCCGTAGTCAAAAAGCAGATGTAA
- a CDS encoding Crp/Fnr family transcriptional regulator gives MTLTELEDRVPALWEYTKNMPQDIRSRCTVRTHAPGSIIHQKDMELNYFGIVAAGENRVINEFENGNVYMIEGNQAIDFIGEVTILACMERTSVTIEAVTDNVVAYISRKDAERWLSEDINILRLASKHTAFKLYRSSYTNGAKLFYPPAYLLLDYIVRFGRQNGMDNHKSSKNLIINRTRQLLQEEIGVNVKTLNRTIYQLKQEGFFDVCKGKISFSREQYEAAVTWLNASKDK, from the coding sequence ATGACACTGACTGAGCTGGAAGACCGGGTTCCCGCTTTATGGGAATATACAAAAAATATGCCCCAGGATATACGAAGCCGCTGCACGGTCCGGACCCATGCCCCAGGTTCCATCATACACCAGAAGGATATGGAGCTGAATTATTTTGGAATCGTAGCGGCAGGTGAAAATCGGGTCATCAACGAATTTGAAAACGGAAATGTTTATATGATCGAGGGTAACCAGGCCATAGATTTTATCGGAGAAGTCACCATACTCGCCTGTATGGAGCGCACCTCCGTGACCATTGAAGCTGTGACGGATAATGTGGTTGCCTATATCAGCCGGAAGGATGCAGAGCGCTGGCTTTCGGAGGATATCAATATCCTGCGCCTGGCCTCCAAACACACTGCATTCAAACTGTACCGTTCCTCTTACACCAACGGTGCAAAGCTGTTTTACCCTCCAGCCTATCTCCTGTTAGACTATATAGTGCGTTTCGGAAGGCAGAATGGCATGGACAATCATAAATCCTCGAAAAACCTGATCATCAACCGCACACGCCAGCTTCTCCAGGAAGAGATCGGGGTCAATGTAAAAACTCTCAACCGTACCATTTATCAGCTGAAGCAGGAAGGATTCTTTGATGTCTGCAAAGGCAAGATTTCATTTTCCAGGGAACAGTATGAGGCTGCTGTCACATGGCTGAATGCATCCAAGGATAAATAA